The following are encoded in a window of Brettanomyces bruxellensis chromosome 9, complete sequence genomic DNA:
- a CDS encoding uncharacterized protein (BUSCO:EOG09264881), whose product MVRNATSNDPSGPTVSQMADIANHTFDRGELLEIMDIVDRRLNDKGKNWRHVAKSLTLLDYLVRYGSEDTVIWAKDNVYVIKTLREFQASDSMGRDQGAIVRVKAKELSDLLSDDDRLREERQVALRNRNVPHGRGRREDVNSALGDNEDYDSDLQQAIEESRQTAEEEEQKRRKNSDASLNRAIQLSLEEEEMRKKNTNLLDINEHNGDDAAPAVLGYYSAQPQVSTAQIIGYDMYGNPVYANQPMATGYLQNAYQSSAAQQQQLYQQQLYQQQLEAAQRQQQQQQQQNVVIQQSLNAQVPAPTGSNNPFALSNVQSNPTSSMVSATQQQPQQSQLLQAGHNTPQQSMSAGNQKINDQYAELNNLLAQGTGIDTFGNEGDARIPAQHTKTGAFFNSYGTGFRQEGERQDNSQFSETQYVGIPSTIVAAPTGYGFGNQRQSSEPKQPKESLIDL is encoded by the coding sequence ATGGTACGGAATGCCACCAGTAATGATCCATCAGGGCCGACCGTTTCTCAAATGGCAGATATAGCTAATCATACTTTTGATAGAGGtgaacttcttgaaattaTGGATATTGTTGATAGGAGACTTAACGACAAAGGTAAGAACTGGAGGCATGTTGCAAAATCACTTACTTTATTGGATTATTTAGTTAGGTATGGATCAGAAGATACCGTTATTTGGGCAAAAGATAACGTGTATGTTATTAAAACACTTCGTGAATTTCAGGCATCAGATTCTATGGGTAGGGACCAAGGGGCAATAGTGAGGGTTAAGGCAAAAGAACTTTCAGATTTACTTTCGGATGATGACCGACTACGAGAAGAAAGACAAGTTGCACTCAGGAACAGAAACGTTCCACATGGCAGGGGACGAAGAGAAGATGTCAACAGCGCTCTTGGAGATAATGAAGATTATGATAGTGATTTGCAACAGGCTATAGAAGAAAGCAGACAGACTgctgaggaagaagagcaGAAGAGACGTAAGAATAGTGACGCTAGTTTGAATAGAGCTATTCAATTGAGCttggaagaggaagagatgCGCAAGAAGAACACCAATTTATTGGATATCAATGAGCACAatggtgatgatgctgCCCCTGCGGTTTTGGGATATTACTCAGCACAACCACAAGTTTCTACAGCACAGATCATTGGCTACGATATGTATGGAAATCCTGTCTATGCCAACCAGCCAATGGCTACTGGATATTTACAAAATGCTTACCAGTCTTCTGCCgcacagcagcagcagcttTATCAGCAACAGCTTTATCAACAGCAACTTGAAGCAGCACAGCgacaacagcagcagcagcagcagcagaatGTCGTAATTCAGCAGTCATTAAATGCTCAAGTGCCCGCACCTACGGGATCTAATAACCCTTTTGCTTTGTCCAACGTTCAATCGAAcccaacttcttcaatgGTGTCTGCTACCCAACAGCAACCACAACAATCGCAACTTCTGCAAGCAGGCCATAATACTCCACAACAAAGTATGTCTGCTGGTAATCAAAAGATAAATGACCAATATGCAGAGCTTAACAATCTTCTAGCTCAAGGTACAGGTATCGATACGTTTGGTAATGAAGGAGATGCAAGAATACCAGCCCAACATACAAAAACAGGTGCTTTCTTCAATTCCTACGGTACAGGTTTCCGACAAGAGGGGGAACGTCAAGATAATAGCCAATTCTCTGAAACCCAGTATGTGGGAATCCCAAGCACTATTGTTGCAGCACCTACAGGTTATGGTTTTGGAAATCAGCGACAGTCATCGGAACCAAAGCAACCTAAAGAAAGTTTGATCGACCTTTAG